GACCTCGAGAATTTAGAACATTAAATTTTGATGTTACACTATCAAGAGTGGACAAAAAAGCAAACAACAGATATATGATCATGTGTAACGAGCTTTCGACGGATCGAACTGGGTAGCGTGAGCATCATCACACATCGATGGATCGAACTGGGTAGCGTGAGCATCATCACATGGCAGAGACCAACATCAGCGAAAAAATATTTGCATTAGGACCCTCCCTCTTCTCCACATTAAAGCTTGTGACATAAATATGCTCTGTGGTGTATGTGTGACTGTAGATGCACACTTTTGACAAGTTTATGTATCTATTCGTGCGTTTTACAATTTACTGAATTAAAGTGATACCACCGCACAAGTTGATGTATGATGGGTATAATTTACTCATTTATTTATGCTCCAAACTGGTAGATTTATCTCGATATACTtcgcaaaaaaatatttatctcAATTATAGTAATTATTTACATTATTAGAAATATTCTAAGTTATTTTCCAAATTTATCTTCAGAACGCTGACCACGTCAAAACGGCCTTTACTCTATCTGAGGGATTAGTACTTTATTTAAGTAGCAGATCCTAAGTTTGGGAACTCACAGGCGGTAATTAGCTGGTATAGTACGGGCATGCACGGCCACCCATATTCTCAGCCTCGCGGCTCGATAAATAGTGACCACGAACCACCTcgacacctctctctctctctcactcgcACACACGCCCTGCCTCCCTCCGCCCTCTCCCCCCTCTGCCCCTCCCCAGCCATGGACATGGACAGCGAGCCGTCCACGCCGACCCAGTCCTCCTACTTCTCCGGCTGCATGGCCTCCCCGGCGTGGCTGCCCCCAGGCGTGCGCCGGAGCCCCGCGCGCTTCCAGCTGCTCGCCCGCGGCGGGGAcgacgccggccgcggcggccaccgcgCGTGGAGGggcctgctccggcggctgGTGCGCGAGAGCAAGAGCATCTGCAGCAACGCCTGCagggcgcccgccgccgccgccaccttcaAGTACGACGCCGACAGCTACGCCAAGAACTTCGATTCCGGCCGCTGGCACCCCTGCGCCGCCAacgccgccgtcggccaccACGCGCTTTCGCCGCTGCCGAGCGGGCTTCCGGTTGATCAACCCAGAAGCGAGAGCTAGCTTTTAGCAGTAGATTCTTGCGTACCATCCCCCCGCACTTCTTTTTTGGTTAGTTCGGTTGTAGCTGTTGATCTTGAGACGGTGGTTGCAACGCCGGTGTCGGGGATGACGATGACTTCACCATGCCGTTGCTTGTAGTTGTACAGAGGATTGGGGATGTCTCGAGCAGAGTTCTTGCCAAACTATCTCTGTGCTGTGTGTCCGCCTCCTGATTCTCGATTTCCTTGCCCTCATGACATGTCTCTTGTGAATTGTTTGgaagaagcaaataaaaaaagggACTCAGCTCACTGTCCTAGAAAGTATAAAAAGGGGCACTCGTCAGAAAAGAATGAGCGAATTTGGTTGGAAATTGGAAAGGGAATGGGAGTGGCGAGACGAATTGTTTAACAGAAAAGCGAGCGAAAAGCCACGCGGTGCGGATCAACCACCTGGGGAAAATCATCCTGCGCTTACCAGGCTTACAAGTAAACATGATACCGACGCGCGATCAAGGGTGCGTTTGGTTGAGGAGTGAAGTAGGATGGAGCGGTTCCATTCTAGATTAAAGGAATGGAATGACTCCGTTTTTATGTTTGGTTGGAAGGACGGAGTGGCTCCATTTTCTGTTTGGTTGGAAGGATGAGCTTTAACAGATTTCTTGTTCCGTTAGCCTCCGTCTGGTGGGACCCACATATCATGCActggtcttcttcctccccctaccctgctctcctctcccctccgtgagccacctgcctgtcgctgtcgccgccgccggctccatgCCCCACCcgttgctcgccgccgccgcgggctcggccgcgccctgtccgccgccgagctccgcgcgAGCCGGCCACACTCCGCCCGCCGCAGAGCTCCGCGCGCCCAGGCCGCACTCCGCCCGCCTCCGAGCTccgcgcgccccggccgccggaTTCGTCGCGCTGCCGCCCAAATCAGTTCGCCGCAGCCCGATTCGTTGCGCCGCCGAGCTCTGTCCACAGCCTGGGTCCGCCCGCGTCGCCGAGCTCCGCGCACGCCAGCTGGCTCCGCCCGCGCCTCCGGGCTCTGTCCGCACCAGTCGTGCCTCCGTCTGCGCCGCTCCAAGCTCCGCCCCACCAGAGCTCTGTCTCGCATCGCCAGAGCTCCAGCCTGCCCGAGCGCCGCCTCCGGGCACTGCGCGCGCCGGTcgcgcctccgcccgcgccgctccaAGCTCCGCCCTGCCAGAGCTCTGACCCGCATCGCCGGAGCTCCAGCCTGcccgagcgccgcctccgcctactgacgccggccgagcgccgcctccacctacTCCACGCCTGCCGAGCTCCGCCTTCGCCGGCTGTGGTGCCCCCTGCTTGAGCTCGTCGTGGGGAGCAGAGAATCGCGGGCGCCGGAGGGAGCACGAGAGACGGGAAGAGACGGCGTGGAACGGGAGCGAACTCGTCCGATCGATTTTGCCGAACGAGTTCATCCCGAATCTGGAGCGAATATTCGCTCGGAGGAATCGCTCCGCTCCTACGCTCGCGAAGCAAACAAGGGATGGGACGGCTCCATCCCCGGCCGCTCCTGAACCAAACGCATCCcaagagcgagcgagcgagcagaGACGACTCAGAAGGCAGCGCTTCACTGTCATCAGTGGCCATCTCTAGTAAGCATCGAACTCAACAACTAAATAAACCGTGTGGAATTGATCCATGTATATGACGTCATACGCCCAGGGGCGATAAAGGGTTATAATTTTAGCCTAAAAAATCTAAGGCCCTCTGCTAGTCCGAGAAACTCATCTGCTGGTCCGAAAAACTGCTGGTCTGAGAATCTGCTGGACTGATAAGTTGGCCTGTTTGACAACCTAGCTTTTGGATGGCTAGCTGCTGAGCTGAGGAGTGGATAGTCTGAAATACCCTCTGGTATAATATATACCAGATTACTTGTGAGCGGTAATGATTCGTCTGAACAGATTAGTTAATAATATCATATACAAAATGAGTTGTGCACCATCACAACTTGTCTACCCTCTATCTGCCATCAACGAGTTCGCAATGAAATCACGAAATGCGCACATATCAACATcatctgatgatgatgatggaccACTCGGCgcactcggcggcggcgccggacttGCGCCGCACCTTCACGGCCATCAGCTCCGGCATGAGCTCGTAGATCTCCGCGTCCCTTCCATGCTGACCGACCCGTCGTCCAGCTCGCGCACCACCAGGCCGGCCGCCAACGCGGCCCCCTCCAGCACCGCCAGGATCTACTCCACCGGAGCCGCCGACTCGAACCGCTCCGTCGCAGGGTGGTGCTGCtgctccgggccgccgccgccgccgctacctgCGGCCTCGCCTCCGCCGGGACAGGGAGCTCCTCGCTCCGGAGGGGGCGCGCGAGCAGGGACAGCCGGGCAGGGGCGCTGCGAGCCTGCGACGGGGACCAGGAGCCGAGGTAGGACCTTCTCCTCCCGGATCCGGGGGCGGTGGGAGCAGAGCGGGGCGCCTCCCAGATCTGCGACAGAGGGGAGGtggggcggcgccgccctctGGTTCGCCGCTCGTGTGGGGGAGGGGGGGTGCGACTCGctcgggaggggagggggccagCGCCGCAGCGCGAgacaggaggagagggagagatcTTTGTTATATACCAGTGACAAAAGCGGGTAATTTCATTGAAGTTTCGTGGGGAGGTATGTAACGCTCTGGGGCACAAGCTCGGGAAGCTCCTTCCGACTAGCTTTTCGTTCCTAGGCAAAACTGAGCTTTTGGCGCTTGTTGCTACTGAGAAAAGCAAGTCCGTTTGGGCGAGCTTCTAGCTTTTCCAACTGGTTGGAGTGGGAGAAGGTGCAGGAAGCTCCCCCAAACAGAGCCTAAGAGCCGGACCTTAAAAGGACTAGGctatcttatacaattttgaggtAGAAAAATTTAAAAGTCTTGTTGGGCTGTGAAAATGCCACTAGAGCTAtggtccattaccacccctacagaCACCCAGAGCAGtataccaccaccaccatttcCCTTGCAATGGGAAGCAGCCGGCTCGGGTGTAGTGGAGCGCGGCCTATTGGCCTATTGGGTCCCAGCCGCATTGTTGGGTAGTATCTAGGGTTGATAAAAGGgcctaaaattttgaactagaaaatctaagggccggGTCCTAAAAGAGTTGGGCTctaattttatacaattttgaactaaaatatttaagaattttgttggactgtgaagagactactagggccatggcccgtTAACACCTCTAGTCGTATCCATCTTGAGACCCAGGAATCCTATACATCTTCtggaatattttttcttctccatcttccaatgtttgagattcgtgcaaatcATCTCATCTGTTGGATCTTCTCAACCCTaactttcttcctcctcctaccCTCTTCCTCActgtgcgccaccgccgcccctgaCCCTGCGCtcaggggtggtaatgggccgtGGCCCTAATAGTCTCTTCACAgtccaataaagcccttaaaatttttagttcaaaaatacatatgtttagagcctggcccttttagggcccgatccttagattttatagttcaaaatgttgggccctttaccacccctacctacgctccacccgccgccgcctcgcgtcgTCGCGAGTGCCGCACATGCCTGCCTGCCGCGCGCTACTGCGGCACGCTGCAGTGCTGTTGCTCCCGCGGCACgtggtggcgctgctgctgcgccgcgCGTCGCGCCGGGCACACCGACGTCGGAGAAGAAACACGCCGCTCCTCGGAGAAGAAATCTTCAACATTTCTATTTCAGTATTTTCAACATTTTATATCTCCAATTTCAATATTTATCTTCACAGTTTCAATATTTTGAAAGTCAAATGTTGAACATGTTTAATAAAATATTGAGTTAACTTTactaaaatattaaacatattTATAGCAGATAATTGggtcaaaataaattttaaaaataaatgttttatctATCTTTTACGAGATACATAGGAGCCCCTCTAAAACCTGGCATCTCAGGCACGGCACTTGCTTGTGGCGAGGGCAAGAGCGTTTGTGTCGGCGCCTGGCTGCCTGCAGTTGGTTGGTTCTTTCGTCCTGAATTCCGATGTCGTGACATCTGATGATGACCGGCTACAATTGGTCGTGACAGTACTGACGATATTTGATTTTGCTTTATTGCCAGAAGCATCAGCAACGGCATAG
The nucleotide sequence above comes from Panicum virgatum strain AP13 chromosome 3K, P.virgatum_v5, whole genome shotgun sequence. Encoded proteins:
- the LOC120701291 gene encoding uncharacterized protein LOC120701291 codes for the protein MDMDSEPSTPTQSSYFSGCMASPAWLPPGVRRSPARFQLLARGGDDAGRGGHRAWRGLLRRLVRESKSICSNACRAPAAAATFKYDADSYAKNFDSGRWHPCAANAAVGHHALSPLPSGLPVDQPRSES